In Aedes albopictus strain Foshan chromosome 3, AalbF5, whole genome shotgun sequence, the genomic window TGGAATCACATCTGCTGGTGAGGTTCGTGCAACTGCTGCTACGGGGTAGTGACTGCTGTGGAGATCCATTCTGTGCCTGATGGGAAGAAACAGTCTCGTAGCTGCCAATGTTTTTCGTACTGTTTTCATTTCCGTATCCACCAGGTCCTGCGTATTTGTTCGGTCTGGGATTGCTGAACCGATTCGATCCTATTAGGTATGTACGTACATTGGATGGAGGATCACATCGAATGTCTTCTTCTGGAACATCCTGGTACCTCCAACGCCGTTCTGATCCCGATTGTATCACCCAAAAAGCATACCTCTCAGCTACAGCTTGTCCTA contains:
- the LOC109400136 gene encoding uncharacterized protein LOC109400136 — encoded protein: MGENFKSFLLQCKGLSVELCFCLLAGLGKIRKITRITKKQAAGLGQAVAERYAFWVIQSGSERRWRYQDVPEEDIRCDPPSNVRTYLIGSNRFSNPRPNKYAGPGGYGNENSTKNIGSYETVSSHQAQNGSPQQSLPRSSSCTNLTSRCDSIWRTPCIRILASAMISLIKWLQQLRRLSAYVSILTSTMRVPV